From the Paenibacillus sp. FSL H8-0548 genome, one window contains:
- the msrA gene encoding peptide-methionine (S)-S-oxide reductase MsrA, with translation MIQKATFAGGCFWCMVSPFEEQPGIHGILSGYMGGTLENPTYEQVLTGETGHLEVVQITYDPDIFPYEKLLELYWPQIDPTDAIGQGNDQKSQYRAAILYHNEEQRQLAIKSKEELGKSGRFDKPIVTAIQEATVFYPAEEYHQNYHRKNPEFYKESRIYSGRDAIIEKYWKE, from the coding sequence ATGATACAAAAAGCAACGTTTGCCGGAGGCTGCTTCTGGTGCATGGTAAGTCCGTTTGAAGAACAGCCAGGCATTCACGGCATTCTGTCCGGTTATATGGGTGGAACGCTGGAGAATCCCACGTACGAGCAAGTATTGACAGGTGAAACCGGACATTTAGAAGTGGTGCAAATTACTTATGATCCGGACATTTTCCCATATGAAAAGCTGCTAGAGCTGTATTGGCCCCAAATCGATCCTACCGATGCTATAGGACAAGGGAATGATCAGAAAAGTCAGTATCGCGCTGCAATTCTTTATCATAATGAAGAACAACGTCAGCTTGCTATAAAGTCCAAGGAGGAGCTGGGCAAGAGCGGCCGTTTTGACAAGCCCATTGTGACAGCGATTCAAGAGGCGACTGTATTTTATCCAGCCGAGGAATATCACCAGAATTACCACCGCAAAAATCCGGAGTTCTACAAGGAATCAAGGATTTATTCCGGACGCGATGCCATTATCGAAAAGTACTGGAAAGAATAA
- a CDS encoding DUF4179 domain-containing protein, with the protein MKDIYELLNDMDINDHEFEEMKVTELDKAKVKKALKESLRPKKKMNKWKKSAAASVIIVGFTAAALGFTFPSYASGIPVIGNIFKFLDGGRTAIYDNYKTYSSEINQSAESNGIKLTIQDAIFDGEAVSITYSLESNQDLGDQPRLRGRLDIKGTDGQSGGSQISKVDKNNYVGLVTASSFLNRKESDTVHVQWNIDNIYIQDNKEYIEGNWSFAFALKATENNIQWIDRTVEHNGVKVSIRKISITPMSYIVYYDQEVSKEIQKKWHGVDIDLDIRDDLGHGYSGKGNGGSGDRGGYNMSWSKTFEKLDPNATKLMITPHLRLYEYTSDNHGSVEETRDGSASIPIPDKSGKGQEEFVLEEIIIDLVK; encoded by the coding sequence ATGAAGGATATATATGAATTATTAAATGATATGGACATAAATGACCATGAGTTTGAGGAAATGAAGGTAACCGAATTGGACAAGGCTAAAGTTAAAAAGGCATTAAAAGAATCCCTTCGTCCGAAGAAAAAAATGAACAAATGGAAAAAGAGTGCTGCTGCCTCCGTCATTATTGTCGGCTTTACTGCTGCTGCGCTCGGGTTTACGTTCCCTTCCTACGCTAGTGGCATTCCAGTGATCGGTAATATTTTTAAGTTTTTGGATGGTGGACGCACAGCAATTTATGATAATTATAAAACGTATTCCAGCGAGATCAACCAGTCTGCGGAAAGTAATGGCATTAAGCTCACTATACAAGATGCGATTTTTGATGGGGAAGCCGTATCCATTACCTATTCTTTAGAAAGCAATCAAGATTTAGGTGATCAGCCCCGACTAAGAGGACGTCTAGATATCAAGGGAACAGATGGCCAATCAGGAGGCTCTCAAATTTCTAAAGTAGACAAAAATAACTATGTTGGGCTAGTCACTGCTAGCAGCTTTTTAAATCGCAAGGAATCAGACACTGTACATGTACAGTGGAATATAGACAATATATACATTCAAGATAACAAAGAATACATTGAAGGAAATTGGAGCTTTGCATTTGCCTTAAAGGCGACAGAAAATAACATACAATGGATTGATCGCACTGTGGAACATAATGGGGTAAAGGTGAGTATACGAAAAATATCCATTACACCGATGTCCTATATCGTTTATTACGATCAAGAGGTTTCCAAGGAGATACAAAAGAAATGGCATGGGGTCGATATTGATCTAGACATTAGAGATGATCTCGGACATGGCTATTCAGGTAAAGGCAATGGAGGATCAGGTGATCGAGGAGGCTATAACATGAGCTGGAGTAAAACATTCGAAAAATTAGATCCGAATGCAACGAAGCTCATGATAACTCCTCACCTCAGATTATATGAATATACTTCCGATAATCATGGCTCCGTAGAGGAAACGAGAGATGGAAGTGCATCCATTCCCATTCCGGATAAATCCGGTAAAGGTCAAGAAGAGTTTGTATTAGAAGAGATTATTATTGATTTAGTTAAGTAA
- a CDS encoding alpha-L-arabinofuranosidase C-terminal domain-containing protein has translation MGELHRMLRIDTQKRGAALGDLFGIFFEDLNHAADGGLYAELIRNRSFEFDPIDHPDFHGLTAWEKVERGQAKGELTIEDKLPMNERNKHYAVIELLSEGDGVGIVNKGFNSGIPVREGEAYHFFFYARRDSSFNEPVRITLESSDGNVYGDATVTVSSAEWNKYEAVLIANRTDYSSRLTIVTHGSGKLYLDMVSLFPAQTYLERPNGLREDIATLLADLSPKFMRFPGGCLVHDGSLNPDDRDSMYRWKNTIGPIEERPARRNNWSYNQTLGLGYYEYFLFCEDIGAKPIPILPGGYDPHHKRIVPIEELSPWIDDALDLIEFANGDATTKWGAVRAELGHTEPFGLEYIGIGNEEVGEPFFERYAYFHKAIKAKYPDIKIINSSGPFAAGGEYERGWQSAKENHSDLVDEHFYQSPEWFLANYDRYDHFKADEPKVFLGEYASWGNTYYNALAEAAFMTGLEKNAHAVGLACYAPMLCNVDYTNWKPDLIWFNNHEVFGTPNYYVQKLFMNHQGDQLLHIEASGFSQREQPTVKPINGAIELGTDASSVRYSDARIVNNDTGEIQSFEGWTASLSDSEEERLRGTAKQAVTLCETEWENYTLYVKAAKISGPRGFVIYFGKDDENNQLFWEISGWQNQDSMISSRINGRSSCLTQSLFTVEAGAEYELALEVTGRQIRAYINDEQIHETVDRLPVIEPLYYSASVEDSTGDMIVKVVNVQERNVDTKVEFTDLLNASYAIDVFELSGHALEAENSFEKPDQIMPKEKSIRMNGNHFEYDFPKHSVTIFRIKRIG, from the coding sequence ATGGGTGAATTACATAGAATGCTCAGGATTGATACGCAGAAGCGCGGAGCGGCATTGGGCGATTTATTTGGCATATTTTTTGAGGATTTAAATCATGCGGCTGACGGGGGACTCTATGCGGAGCTCATTCGCAATCGTTCCTTCGAGTTTGATCCAATCGACCATCCGGACTTTCACGGCTTGACGGCTTGGGAAAAGGTGGAACGCGGCCAGGCGAAAGGCGAATTAACGATTGAAGACAAGCTGCCTATGAATGAGCGAAACAAGCACTATGCTGTCATCGAACTATTGTCCGAAGGCGATGGCGTAGGCATTGTAAATAAAGGCTTCAATTCCGGTATTCCAGTACGCGAGGGAGAAGCTTACCATTTCTTCTTCTATGCAAGACGCGATAGCAGTTTTAATGAGCCGGTGCGGATTACGTTAGAAAGCTCGGATGGAAACGTATATGGCGATGCTACTGTTACGGTTAGCTCCGCTGAATGGAACAAGTACGAAGCGGTGCTTATCGCGAATAGAACAGATTACAGCAGTCGCCTAACGATTGTAACTCATGGCTCTGGGAAGCTTTATCTCGATATGGTCTCCCTGTTCCCAGCCCAAACCTATCTAGAGCGTCCTAACGGCTTGCGGGAAGATATAGCAACGCTGCTTGCAGATTTGAGTCCTAAGTTCATGCGGTTTCCGGGCGGCTGCTTGGTGCATGATGGATCGCTGAATCCGGATGATCGTGACTCTATGTATCGTTGGAAAAATACGATCGGCCCCATCGAAGAGCGGCCCGCAAGACGGAACAATTGGAGCTACAATCAGACGCTGGGCTTAGGCTATTATGAATATTTTCTCTTCTGCGAGGATATCGGTGCCAAGCCGATTCCGATTCTGCCGGGCGGGTACGATCCTCATCATAAACGGATCGTTCCTATCGAGGAATTATCGCCATGGATCGACGATGCGCTGGATTTAATTGAATTCGCTAATGGTGATGCGACAACGAAGTGGGGAGCTGTACGTGCCGAATTGGGTCATACCGAGCCATTTGGTTTGGAGTACATCGGAATTGGCAATGAAGAAGTGGGTGAACCCTTTTTCGAGAGGTATGCTTATTTCCATAAGGCGATCAAAGCGAAATATCCGGATATCAAAATTATTAACTCCAGCGGCCCGTTTGCTGCCGGCGGGGAATACGAACGAGGCTGGCAATCGGCGAAGGAGAATCATTCCGATTTGGTAGACGAGCATTTTTACCAATCGCCAGAATGGTTTTTGGCAAACTATGATCGCTACGATCATTTTAAGGCCGATGAGCCGAAAGTGTTTTTAGGTGAATATGCATCATGGGGCAACACGTACTATAATGCACTCGCAGAAGCGGCTTTTATGACGGGCTTGGAAAAAAATGCTCATGCGGTGGGGCTTGCCTGTTATGCGCCGATGCTCTGCAACGTTGATTATACGAACTGGAAACCGGATCTCATATGGTTTAACAATCACGAGGTATTTGGGACGCCGAACTACTACGTGCAGAAGCTGTTTATGAATCATCAAGGTGATCAACTGCTGCATATCGAAGCAAGTGGATTTTCGCAGAGGGAACAGCCGACGGTAAAACCGATCAACGGTGCTATTGAATTAGGAACAGACGCCAGCTCTGTTCGTTATTCGGATGCCAGAATTGTAAATAATGATACGGGTGAGATCCAAAGCTTTGAAGGATGGACAGCCAGTCTATCGGATTCTGAGGAAGAACGTTTGAGAGGAACAGCAAAGCAAGCGGTGACACTGTGTGAAACCGAATGGGAGAACTACACTTTATATGTTAAGGCAGCAAAAATAAGCGGACCAAGAGGATTCGTCATTTACTTTGGAAAAGACGACGAGAACAACCAGCTGTTTTGGGAAATTAGCGGCTGGCAAAATCAGGACTCGATGATTAGCTCACGGATTAACGGGAGAAGTTCCTGCTTGACCCAAAGCTTGTTTACCGTAGAAGCAGGTGCCGAGTATGAGCTTGCGCTGGAAGTAACGGGAAGACAGATTCGTGCCTATATTAACGATGAACAGATCCATGAAACAGTGGACAGGCTTCCTGTGATTGAGCCGCTCTATTATTCCGCAAGCGTCGAAGACAGTACTGGCGACATGATTGTCAAAGTAGTTAATGTGCAGGAACGCAATGTGGACACGAAGGTTGAATTTACGGATTTGCTTAACGCTTCCTATGCAATTGACGTATTTGAACTGTCTGGCCACGCGCTTGAAGCTGAAAATAGTTTTGAAAAACCCGATCAAATTATGCCAAAGGAAAAATCGATTCGTATGAACGGGAATCATTTTGAATATGATTTCCCTAAGCATTCCGTTACTATTTTCCGGATCAAAAGAATAGGTTGA
- a CDS encoding sigma-70 family RNA polymerase sigma factor yields the protein MKFNDKNVIQQLQRRNEDALEYIIDTYLPLIKGVIHKVLSPLENEGMIDECINDTFLSIWSHSKKFHGEATDFKKWICAIAKYKAIDYYRKAAKNVEFTSNDIVWNTEKSAEDELILMEDKSELIKIINQLEPVDRNIFIMKFFLGFRTEDIAAKLGLSNTAIDNRIYRGKKKLYSKAVHLNFGGSVR from the coding sequence ATGAAGTTTAATGATAAAAACGTTATACAGCAATTACAGCGCCGAAACGAAGACGCATTAGAATATATCATCGACACCTATTTGCCATTAATTAAAGGCGTAATTCACAAAGTTCTCTCCCCGCTTGAGAACGAGGGCATGATAGATGAGTGCATAAATGATACCTTCCTCTCCATATGGAGCCATTCGAAGAAATTTCATGGCGAAGCGACTGATTTCAAAAAATGGATATGTGCGATTGCGAAGTACAAAGCGATTGATTATTACAGAAAGGCTGCGAAAAACGTAGAATTCACTTCGAATGATATCGTTTGGAATACCGAAAAATCAGCAGAGGATGAGCTGATCTTGATGGAAGACAAATCAGAGCTCATCAAGATAATCAATCAATTAGAACCAGTGGATCGTAATATTTTTATTATGAAATTTTTTCTCGGCTTTAGAACGGAGGATATTGCTGCAAAGCTTGGTTTATCCAACACCGCGATCGATAATCGCATTTATAGAGGAAAAAAGAAGCTTTATAGCAAAGCTGTACATCTTAATTTCGGAGGTAGTGTACGATGA